CCGAATACATGGTGGAGCCGCTACTATGAATACGAGTGGGCAAAGCAGTTTCCGGAGCCGGACGACGTCGTGCTCGACGCCGCGAGCGGTGTCGACCATCCGTTCAAATTTTATTTGACGACCGTCGCGCGCGAAGTCCACGCCTGCGATATCGATCCCCGCATCATGACGCCGGAGCGGGTTGTGGAAGCGATCCGGAGAAGCTGGTTCGGACCGGAGGCCGCCGACATCGTACAGGCGAAGTATATTGGGAACGTTCATCTGAAGTGGGGAAATTTGGCCAACCTGCCTTACGGAGACCGGACGTTCGATAAAGTGTTCTGCATTTCCGTGCTGGAGGAAATGCCGGAGCGGGACCGGAAGGCGGCCTTCGTCGAGTTTGGCCGTGTCTTGAAGGACGGCGGCTTGATTGTCCTGACCTTCGACTATCCGAATATCGACCTGAAGCAGCTCTGCCGCGACGTCGCCGCAGCCGGCCTGGAACTCGCCGGGAACGCCGATTTCGAGAAACCGGCGAACGCGATTTATACGGAGATGTGGGGCGGATTGCATTGTTTCCGGTGCGTGCTTCGGAAGAGGGAGCCGGCCTGACCGCGAAGCGAACAACATGAAAGCCCTTGGCCGCGCTCCTTTTCGAAGCGGGTCAAGGGCTCTCTTTTCGCGAGCGGCGTTCGCAAACGGCGCTTAAGTCTGCGATTTCTGGAAGGACGGGTCTTCGAACGGATGCGCGATCCAGCCTTCCGTCTCGATGAACAGGCGCACCGCCACGATCTGCCGGTTGTCCATCAGCGTGAAGAAATGGGGCTTGTTTTCCGGAACCGAGATGACGTCGCCGGCTTCGAGCTCGACATCGAAATAGCCGACGTCGTCCGTTCCTTTAATGATAAAAATGCCTTTGCCGGCCGTAATGGCGCGCACTTCGTCCTCGGTATGCGTATGCACCTGTTCGAATTTTTTCAGCAGCTCCTCCAGATTCGGCGTGGCGTCGGACAGGGCGATGATGTCCCAGGTGCGGTAGCCCCGGCGATCGGCGAGATCGCGGATTTCCCCGTCAAACGTCGACAAGATTTGCTGCTTCTCTTCGTCGTTCAGCACGAATTTTTCGCGTAGCGCCGCAGGCAGCTTCTCCGGATTCCAATGCTCGTACAGCACTTCCTGCTTTTCCAAAAAATCGCGGACGTTTTGTTCGCCCGTTATGCGTTCGTCCGTCTTGCGGATTCGAATCTCTGCCATTTTTGCACGATCCCTCGTTTCCGATAAGTTCATCTTAAAATTCCGATAAAACCACTATATAATAAATCGGTTAGGCTGTCGATATTAGAACCTTTTCACGTTCTCCCGATTCTGGTACACTAAGGGTTAACGATTTTTGAGCCGGGTACGGGCCCGATGACCGGGTCTTGTATCAGCTGCAACGGGAAGGAAGTACGCGCTACGATGAAACCGACATTACAGGAATTGATGAAAGAACGCATTCTCATACTGGACGGCGCCATGGGTACGATGATCCAGCGGGAAAACCTCGGCCCGGACGATTTTGGCGGCGAAGCGCTGGAGGGCTGTAACGAAATGCTCGTCCTGACGCGTCCCGATATCATCCGCGGCATCCATGAGGCCTATTTCGCGGCCGGCGCGGACATCGTCGAAACGAATACGTTCGGCGCGACGAGCGTCGTGCTGGCCGAATACGACATCCCCGAGAAAGCGCGGGAGATCAACCTGGCGGCGGCGGCCCTCGCCTGCGAAGCGGCGCAGAAGCACTCGACGCCGGAGCGCCCGCGCTATGTCGCCGGTGCGATGGGGCCGACCACGAAGACGCTCTCCGTCACGGGCGGCGTCACCTTCGACGGGCTGGTAGACAGCTACTGCGAGCAGGCGGCCGCTCTGATCGAAGGCGGCGTCGATGCGCTGCTGCTGGAGACGTCGCAGGATACGCTGAACGTCAAAGCCGGGAGCATCGGCATCCGCAAGGCGTTCGAGCTGACCGGCCGGAAGCTGCCGGTCATGATATCGGGCACGATTGAGCCGATGGGGACGACGCTCGCAGGGCAAAGCATCGAATCGTTCTATATTTCGCTCGAGCATTTGGAGCCGGTCTCGGTCGGCCTGAACTGCGCAACGGGACCGGAATTCATGCGCGATCATATTCGTTCGCTCGCCGGCATTTCCCGCGCGGCGATCAGCTGCTACCCGAACGCCGGCCTGCCGGACGAGAACGGCAACTACCACGAATCGCCATCGTCGCTCGCGGCCAAAATCGCGGCGTTCGCCGAAAGAGGCTGGCTCAATATTGCCGGCGGCTGCTGCGGCACGACGCCCGACCATATCCGCGCCATCGCGGAGACGCTGAAGACGTTTGCGCCGCGGACGCAGTCGGGCGACCACCCGCCGGCCGTCTCGGGCATCGAGACGGTCTACATCGAAAGCGCGAACCGGCCGTACATGGTCGGCGAACGGACGAACGTGCTCGGCTCGCGCAAATTCAAACGGCTCATCGCCGAGGGCAAATACGAGGAAGCGGCCGAAATCGCCCGCGCCCAGGTGAAGAACGGGGCGCATGTCATCGACGTCTGCCTGCAGGATCCGGACCGCGACGAAGCGGAGGACATGATGCGGTTCCTCGAGCTTGTCGTGAAGAAGGTGAAGGTGCCGCTCGTTATCGACACGACCGATCCGAAGGTGCTCGATCTGTCGCTGAAATATTCGCAGGGCAAGGCGATTATCAACTCGATCAACCTCGAGGACGGGGAAGAGAAATTCGAGAAGGTCGTGCCTCTCATTCATAAATACGGCGCGGCCTCCGTCGTCGGCACGATCGACGAGCGCGGCCAGGCCATCACGCGGGAAGACAAGCTCGAAGTGGCGAAACGCTCGCATGACCTGCTCGTGAACAAATACGGGATGAACGCGGAGGATATTATTTTCGACCCGCTCGTCTTCCCCGTCGGCACCGGCGATGAGCAGTATATCGGCTCGGCGAAGGAAACGATCGAAGGGATCCGCCTGATCAAAGGAGCACTGCCGAAGTGCCAGACGATTCTCGGGATCAGCAACGTATCGTTCGGCCTGCCGGAAGCGGGCCGCGAGGTGCTGAACTCCGTGTTCCTGTACGAGTGCACGAAAGCCGGGCTTGACTATGCGATCGTCAACACCGAGAAGCTCGAGCGGTACGCCTCCATTCAGGAGGAGGAACGCCGGCTCGCCGAAGAGCTGATCTACAACACGAACGACGAGACGCTCGCCGCATTCGTGGCCGCTTTCCGCGACAAGAAAACGGCGAAGAAAGAGAAAACGTCGAATTTGACGCTTGAGGAGCGGCTCGCCTCCTACGTGGTCGAAGGCACGAAGGAAGGGCTGATTCCGGATCTCGAGGAGGCGCTGAAGAAATATACGCCGCTTGAGACGATCAACGGGCCGCTGATGCGCGGGATGGAAGAGGTCGGCCGCCTGTTTAACAACAACGAGCTGATCGTCGCCGAGGTGCTGCAGAGCGCTGAGGTGATGAAAGCGTCGGTCGCCTATCTCGAGCAATTTATGGAGAAGAACGAGACGTCCGTCAAGGGTAAGATCATCTTGGCGACCGTTAAAGGCGACGTGCACGACATCGGGAAAAATCTCGTCGAAATTATTTTGTCCAACAACGGCTACCGGATTGTCAACCTCGGCATTAAAGTGCCGCCTGAGCAGCTGATCGAAGCGTACCGGAACGAAAAAGCCGACGCCATCGGCCTCTCCGGCCTGCTCGTCAAATCGGCCCAGCAGATGGTCGTGACGGCGCAGGATTTGCGCAACGCCGGCATCGATGCGCCGATTCTGGTAGGCGGCGCGGCGCTGACGCGCAAATTTACGAAAACGCGGATCAGCCCGGAATACGACGGCCTCGTCCTGTACGCGAAGGATGCGATGGACGGGCTGGATATCGCCAATAAGCTGATGGACCCCAAGCACCGGCGCACGTACGAAGAGGAGCATGATGCGCTGGTAGCGTCCGGTTATGGAATCGAGGAAGAGAAGAAGCCGCTGCCGGAGCCGAGCCGGGCCGTGCGGTCGAACATTTCGCCGGATGCGCCGGTTTTCATGCCGCCGGATCTGGAGCGCCACGTGCTTCGCGACGTGCCGATCCCGCAAATCGTGCCGTACGTCAACATGCAGATGCTGCTCGGCCATCATCTCGGGCTGAAGGGCAGCGTCGAGCAGCAGCTGGCCGACCGGAACGAAAAGGCGGTCTCGCTGAAGGAAACGGTTGACGGCATTTTGGAGGAAGCGGTATCGAAAGGCATTTTGCACGCGCACGGGATGTACCGGTTTTTCCCTGCGCAATCGTCGGGCAACGATATCATCGTTTACGACCCGAAGGAACCCGGCAGGGAAATCAAACGGTTTACGTTCCCGCGCCAGCAGGTGGAGCCGTATTTGTGCCTGGCCGATTTTCTGAAACCGGTGGACGGCGGCGTCATGGACTACGTCGGCTTCCTCGTCGTGACGGCGGGACAGGGCGTCCGTGAGCTGGCTTCCGAATGGAAGGACAAAGGCGATTATTTGCGTTCCCATGCGCTGCAGGCCGTCGCGCTCGAGGTCGCCGAAGGACTGGCGGAGCGCGTGCATCATATGATGCGCGACCAGTGGGGCTTCCCGGATCCGCTCGACATGACGATGAAGCAGCGTCATGGCGCCCGTTACCAGGGCATCCGCGTTTCGTTCGGCTACCCGGCCTGCCCGAACCTCGAGGATCAGGAGCCGTTGTTCGATCTGATGAAGCCGGAGGATATCGGCGTGCAGCTGACCGAAGGCTTTATGATGGAGCCGGAGGCGTCCGTTTCGGCGATGGTGTTCGCCCATCCGGAAGCGCAATATTTCAATGTCGAGAAAAGCTGATCCGGCAGAGCAGGAGCCGCCGGACGGCATCCTTTGATTGGGCATACCCTCGGCGGCGGGAAGCTGTATTACGTTTCCGCTTCGGAGGGTATTGCTATAGAGACGAGCGCCGCAAGCACGAAGCATCGCCGGAGGCGGCGCGTTATCGGGAGGGATAGTGGTCATGCGGGTGATGTTTCTGGGCACGAGCGCGGGAAGGCCGACGAAAGCCCGCAACGTGACGTCGATCGCGCTGCTTCTGCCGGAGCGCGCGGGCGCTTTCTGGCTGTTCGACGCCGGGGAGGGCACGCAGCACCGGCTGCTGGAAACGCGGCTGAAGCTGAACAAGCTGGAGCGCGTTTTTATTACGCACCTGCACGGCGATCATGTTTACGGGCTGCCCGGCCTGCTGAGCAGCCGGTCGTATTTCGAAGGCGCCGGGCCGCTCCAGGTATTCGGTCCTGCCGGGCTCAAAGCTTATATCGAGCATGCGTTCAAAATGACCGGCGCCCGGCTCGAATATGAGCTCGATATCCGGGAAACGGCGCCCGGACGGCTTTGGCAGGACGAGTCGTTCGCCGTGGATGCCGCCGAGCTTCAGCATCGTCTGCCGTGCTTCGGCTACCGGATCGAGGAAGCGGCGAAGCCAGGCCGGCTCGATACGGAGCGGCTGGCGCGGATCGGCCTCCCGCCCGGTCCGCTCTACGGAAGGTTGAAGCGCGGTGAAGATGTCGTCCTGCCGGGCGGGGAACCGGTACGCGCCGCGGAGGTGGTCGGCCCGCCCATGCCGGGCAGGATCGTCACGATTTTGGGCGATACACGCCCTTGCGACAATGCAGTCGTTCTGGCGAAGGGCGCCCATCTGCTCGTTCACGAGGCGACGTTTGCCGCGGGAATGGAGGAGAAGGCGGCGGCCTACGGACATTCGACGATCGCCCAGGCGGCGGAAACCGCCGCCAAAGCCGGAGCCTGCCGGCTCGCCGTCACGCATTTCAGCTCGCGCTTCAGCCCGGAGGCGGTGGATGAAATGGTCGGCAGCGTGCAGGACGTGTTCCCGAATACCGTTCCGGCGGAGGACTTTTTGGAGCTCGAGGTCGGACGGCCCGAATAACCGGTTTTGTCCGCACGACTGGCGGCCGGTTTTCGAAAGCTTCGCCGCACCGCCCAATCGTAAATAAGCGCCGCGCTGCGCAATGCAGACGGCGCTTTTTCGCTGTCCGGGACCTGCGGGAGGTCAGTCTTCCTGGCGGCTTTGAAACTTCGCCTCGTCCTTGATTTCCGCTTTCATGTCCTCCATCGATTGTTGGCGTTGCTCGTTCTTCGCTTCGACGTCCCGCTTTTCCTTCGGAGAAATTTCTTCGGCATGCTCGTCCAAATAGTGCTGCGCCTCATGCAAATTTTCTTCCGTGTTGTGGACCGCCTGCTGCAGGTGTTCGACGTTATCGGCGCGGTCATCCGGTTTTGCCACGATTGCTCGCCTCCTTGGAAAGATTTTTCGGGTCCCTGATCTGGCCCGCTTTAGGTTGCGCCCGTGCGAAAAACCCTATTCACCGGACAGCCGGGGCCGCGAACGCCCGCGAGCGTCGTTACAAAAACACGCACCGCGGCCGAAAGCCGTGCCGGAACGGACGGAACCGGACCGGGGCTTTTTTAATTCGACATTGACGTATATAATAGGGGGAACAACCGTTCTAGCCATGGAGGGATGTCTGACGTGTTCGGTAAGAGGACGCTTCCCGAATTGATTCGTGAAATGCGGGGCAACGAACATATTATCAACTGGCACGAATTGGAGCCGCAGGACGCGAAAACAAGGGAAATGCCGGAAAGCATAGACCCCCGAATAAAAGCGGCGCTCGGCAATAGAGGGATCGACCGGCTGTACACGCACCAGTATACCGCTTACGAAACGGTGCGCAGGAACGAAAACATCGTCGCCGTCACCCCGACCGCTTCGGGAAAAACGCTTTGCTATAACCTTCCCGTGCTTCAGGCGGTCGCGGAAGACGACGGCAGCCGCGCGCTGTACCTGTTCCCGACGAAAGCGCTGGCGCAGGATCAAAAAAGCGAATTGAACGAAATCATCGCCGAGATGGGCATCGATATTAAAAGCTTTACATACGACGGCGACACGTCGCCGGCCGTCCGCCAGCTGGTCCGGACCGTCGGGCATATCGTGATCACGAACCCGGACATGCTGCATGCGGCCATTCTTCCGCATCATACGAAATGGGTCAGCCTGTTCAGCAACCTGAAATACGTCGTTGTCGACGAACTGCATACATACCGGGGCGTATTCGGGAGCCATGTCGCGAACGTCATCCGCAGGCTGAAACGAATCTGCGCCTTCTACGGCAGCAGCCCGATCTTTATTTGCACGTCCGCTACGATTGCGAATCCGAAGGAGCTGGCCGAGCAGCTGACGGGCAGCCCGATGCGCCTCATCGACGATAACGGGGCGCCAAGGGGGCGTAAGCATTTCGTTTTCTATAATCCCCCCATCGTGAATAAACCCTTGAACATCCGCAAAAGCGCAACGGCGGAGGTCAACGACCTGGCGCGGCAATTTTTGGCCAATAAAATCCAGACGATCGTGTTCGCCCGAAGCCGGGTCCGGGTCGAAATCATTTTAAGTCATTTGCAGGAACTGGTGAAAAAAGAAATCGGAGCGAAATCGCTAAGAGGATACCGGGGCGGTTATTTGCCGAACCAGCGGCGGGAAATCGAGAAGGGATTACGTAACGGCGATATTTTGGGCGTCGTCAGTACGAACGCCCTGGAGCTGGGAGTGGACATCGGGCAGCTCCAGGTATGTATCATGACGGGCTATCCCGGCAGTGTGGCAAGCGCTTGGCAGCAGGCGGGGCGGGCCGGAAGACGGCATGGGGAATCGCTGGTGCTGATGGTAGCCGGCAATACCCCGATCGATCAGTACATCGTCCAGAACCCCGAATATTTTTTCGACCGGTCCCCGGAATCGGCGCGAATCAACCCGGAGAACCTGATGATCCTTGTTGATCATTTGCGCTGCGCCGTTTACGAGCTTCCTTTTAAAAAGGACGAATCGTTCGGACCGCTGGAGATAACCGATATTCTGGAGTACCTTGTCGAGGAAAAAGTGCTGCATGCCGCGGGAAATACGTATTACTGGGCGAATCAGTCGTTTCCCGCCAGCGAAGTCAGCCTCCGCTCGGCTGCGCAGGAGAACGTCGTCATCGTGGACCAGTCGGATGTGGCGAACGTGAAGATCATCGGGGAAATGGACCGGTTCAGCGCGATGACGCTGCTGCACGACGAAGCGATCTATTTGCACGAGGGCGTGCAGTATCAGGTCGAAAAGCTGGACTGGGACCATAAGAAGGCTTACGTGCGGGAAGTCAGGGTCGAATATTACACGGACGCCAACCTGGCGGTGAAGCTTAAGGTACTGAACATCGACCGGACGGACAACCGGCGCGGCACCTCGATTCATTTCGGTGACGTCGTCGTGAATGCGATGCCGACGTTATTCAAAAAAATCAAACTGACCACGTTTGAAAATATCGGATACGGGCCGATCAGCCTGCCCGAAGAGGAGCTGCACACAAGCGCCGCTTGGGTCGAGCTGAAGGAGGCGGTGCCGGACATCGGCACGAAAACGCTGGAGCAGCTGCTGCTCGGCATCGCCAACGTTTTCCGGCATATCGTGCCCATACACGTGATGTGCGACAGAAGCGACATCCACGTCGTGTCGCAAATCCGCGCCGAGCATACCCAGCTTCCGACGATCTTCATTTACGATCATTATCCCGGCGGAATCGGATTGGCCGACGACGTCTACAAGCGTTTCGACGAAATTAAAGCGGCCGCGCGGAATCTAATCCGAAGATGTCCCTGCGAAGACGGATGCCCTTCCTGCATCGGCACGGAAATCGAAGGCTCGAACGCCAAGCAAAAAAGCATCGAATTGTTGGGGGTACTATGAATAGGTATCGTTACGTGTTAATCGGCCCGGCAACGGCCTTGATGCCATGGCTGCGGAAGCCGCGTGCCGGCGGCTGCTCGGAAGCGGGAGCGACCGTATGAGCGGGGGGCTGCGCGAAAAGCTGCTGCGCCTGCGCGGCGCCGCTGGGCAGGCCGGCGGGACGCCGGAAGCCGGCAGCTCGGACGGCGACGGTCGGGACGGCCGGCAGCAAGCGCCGGAGTACGGCTCTGCGGACGGCGCCGGACCGGGCGGCCGCAGCGCTGCGCCGGCCGCAAGCCGGCTCCCTCACGGGGCGGCGGAGCCTGCCGCCGAGGGCCGTGCGGCTGCGGGCCTGCCGGCGTCGCCCGGCGGCCGCGCGGCAGAGACGCCTGCAGGCGCCGCGGACGGCGAAGCTGCGACGCTGCCGCCGGAATGGGCGCCGCTCGGCGTCCGCGCGGCGCGCTCCGCCGAAGGCGATTTTCTGCTGCGCGTGGTGCGCTGCCCGCTGACGCAGCGGCACGGCATCCACCGCCTGTCGGAGCTGACGCTTGCGGCGGCCGGCCTTGCGGCGTTTAACGGCCGGCCGGCTCCGGCTGCCCGGGCAGGGCGAGGGCGGCAGGGCGGAGCGGCGACGGGGCGATCCGGCACCGAAGCGGCGGTGGAGGCGGAGAAGCTGCTGTTTCTCGACCTGGAGACGACAGGGCTCGGCGTCGGCGCGGGCAACATTCCGTTCATGGTCGGCATCGCTTATAGCGACGGAGCGGGATCGTTCGTCATTGAGCAAATGCTCATCCGCCACCCGGCGGAGGAGCGGGCGATGCTCGCCTACCTGCAGGATAAGCTGCCTGCCTTTACGCATCTGGTGACGTATAACGGACGCACGTTCGATTGGCCGGTCGTCCAAAGCCGAATGATCATGAACGGCTTTCGCAGCTTTTCCTGGGATTTCGTCCATATCGACCTGCTGCATCCGTCGCGGAGCATCTGGCGCAACACGCTCGCCTCGTGCAAGCTGAGCCGCGTCGAGGAAGAGCGGCTCGGCATCGAGCGCGAGGACGACGTTCCCGGCTCGCTGGCGCCTGCGATCTATTTTCAGTTTCTAGCCGACGGGAATCCGCTGCCGCTTCTGGGCGTATTTCGCCACAACGAGACGGATATGCTGTCGCTTGCCACCCTCGCCATCCGATTCGGCCATTTGCTAAGCGAACGGCTCGATCTGGCGCTGCCGCACGAGCCGGAGGCGGAGGAGCTTCTGCGCACCGGGCTATGGCTCGAGAAAATGGGCGCGGCGGGCGCCGCCGAAACGCTGTTCGCGAAAGTCGAAGCCGACGAGAAGGCCGCCGCGCCTCTCCTGTGCGCGCTCGCGGAACGGGACAAGAAATGTGGAAATTGGCCGCGGGCTGTGGTATTGTGGCAGAAGGCTGTGCGAGCCGCGGAGCGAAGCTCCCTGCCGGGATGGGAAGCGCATATCGAGCTTGCCAAATATCATGAGCATAGGACCAGGCGGTTCGACCTGGCGCTGGCGTTTGCCGAAGAAGCGCTGGAGCACGCGCAGCGCCGTTATTCCGGCATGCGCACGGACGCCAAGCGGCGCAGTGAGCTCGACGGCATCCGCAAGCGTATCGACCGGCTGAGGGCGAAAACGGGGAGGAAATCCGGATGACCATACGAGAATTGAGATGGGCCGTAATCGGCTTTGGAAATATAGCGAAAACGCATATGACGGCGCTTCGCGCGCTGCCGGTCATCAAGAAAACGCCGATCGTTCCGGTGCTGGACACTTTGGTGACGCGCAGTCCGGAGAAGCATGCCGCACAGGCGGAAGCGATCGGGTTCCGGAGGGTCGTGCATGAGGCTGCCGAGGCGGCTGCGGACGAGCGGGTCGACGCTTTCGACGTCTGCACGCCGAACGCGAACCATTTCGCCGACGTTTCGCAAGCGCTGCAGGGAGGCAAAGCGGTGTATTGCGAAAAACCGGTGACCGAATCGTACGCCCGGTCGAAGGAGCTGGCCGATAAGCTGGAGAGCCGGCCGGAAACGCTGCAGCAGCTTGCGTTTACGTTCCGCTACCATCCGGCGGCGATGCGCATCAGGAAGTATGTGCAGGAAGGCATTGTCGGGGACGTGCTGCAGTGTAAAATTTCGTACCGGCGCTCGGGCTACCTGAACCCGGAGCGTCCGGTCAGCTGGCGGCTGCAGAGCGGCATGTCGGGCGGCGGCGCGATCAGCGACCTCGGCGTCCACGCGCTCGATCTGCTCCGCTATTGGTTCGGCGAGCTTGCCGACGTGCGGGGGCGGACGCACACTTACGTGAAGCGCCGCCCGCATGCGGACTCCGGCGAGGTTGTCGACGTCGACGTCGACGACTGGGCGATGATGCAGTTCGTCACCGCAAGCGGAGTCGTCGGGACGGCGGAGGTTTCGCGCATCGCGCTTGGGTCGGACGCGTTCGACATCCAGATTGTCGGAACGAAGGGCTCCATCACGTGCGACCTGGAACGGAGCGCTTTTCCGGCCGTACATCTGCTGAAGGGCGGAACGCCCGCGCTGCCTTCGCCGGAAAGCCTGGAACTGCTTCCGGACGAGAAAACGACGATGGGCTTTGCGGTCGATACGCATTTCGGCGCGCTTCATCATTTTCTCCTCCGCTTCGCGGGCGAGGACCGCTTCAGCGGACTTGCGCCGTCGATCGCGGACGGCGTGCAGGCGGAATATTGGGTCGACCGCGTGCTGCAGGAAAACAGGGAGTGGGCGTAATGTCACGAAGCCTTCACGCAAAATCGCCGCTGCGCGGCCTTCTGATCGATTTGGACGGGACGCTATACCACGGAAGCCGGATGATCGACGGGGCGGATCGGCTGATCCGTTACCTGCGCGGGCGGGGGCTGCCTTATTTGTTCGTCACGAACAATTCGTCGGCGACCCCGGAGACGGTGGCGGAACGCCTGAACGAAATGGGCATTCCGGCCGTGCCGCAGGAGGTGTGCACGTCCGCCCAGGCGGCCGCCCGCTATGCGGCGCGGCGCAAACCGGGCGGCGGCGCCTATGTCGTCGGCGAATCGGGACTTTGCCGGGCGCTGGAAGAAGCGGGGCTCCGGCTCGCGGAACCGGACGGCGAAATGCCCGATTTCGTCATCCAGGGCATCGACCGGTTCATGACCTATGAGAAGCTGGCGCATGCCGTCCGGTTCATTCGCGCCGGCGCGGAATTCGTGCTGACGAATCCGGACGTGCTGCTGCCTTCGGAGGGCGGCCTGATGCCGGGGGCCGGTTCGATCGGCGCCCTGCTGCAGACGGCAAGCGGCGTCAAGCCGACGGTAATCGGCAAGCCGTCGGCGATCCTGATGAGCTATGCGCTGGAACGGCTGGCACTCGGCGCTTCCGAGACGTGGGTTGTCGGGGACAATCCCGCGACCGACATAGCGGCCGCGGCTGCGGCAGGATGCCCTTCCGCGCTGGTGCTGACAGGGCTGGCGCGACGGGACAGCTTCCGGCAGCTGCTGGAGAAAGCGAACTGCGAAGCCGACGAAATCTTCGACGATTTGCATACATTGCTTGCGTACATAAAGGACAAGATGGAACTACACGCGTAACCTTAGGACAGGAAGGAAGATTTCGGATGCCGGAATGGCCGGAAATGGAAAACTATCGTGAGCAGCTGGCCGCTAAAATCGCCGGACAGCCGATTATCGGCGCGGAAGTCTCACGGGAAAAATCGATCAATATGGACAAAGAGACGTTCATCCGCGAGCTGGCGGGGCGGACCGTATGGTTCGTCGAACGGCGCGGCAAAATGCTCGTCTTTCATCTGGACAACGGCAAGCGGCTGGTGCTGCACCTGATGCTCGGCGGTATGATCCGGTTCGGCGGCGAAGAGGATTTGCCCGGCCGCTCCGTTCAGGTGGCCATCTCGTTTCCGAACGGAACACTGAGCTTTATCGGGCTGCGTCTCGGCTATCTCCATCTGCTGACGGCAAAAGAGGTTGCCGGGAAATTTTCGGAGCTCGGGCCCGATCCGTTCGATGTCCGGCTGACGCCGGTGAGATTCAGGGAGCGGTTCCGCGGCAAAAGGGGCTCTTTGAAAAGCGCGCTCGTCGACCAGCACGTGCTGGCGGGCATCGGAAACTGCTACGCCGACGAGATCGCGTTCGACGCCGAGGTGCGGCCGGACGCGCGGCTGCAGGACCTGGAGCCGGAGACGTGGGACCGCCTATACGGCTCGATGCGGAAGGTGCTCCGCGAAGCGGCATCTTACGGCGGTTATATGGAAATGCCGCTGTCGTCCGAGGATACGCGGACAGGCGGCTACAACGAACGCTGCCGCGTCTACGACAGGGGCGGCGAGCCCTGCCCCCGCTGCGGCGCCGCGATCGAGCAGGGGGAAATCGGCGGGCGCAAATTTTTCAGCTGCCGCTCCTGCCAGCGGGACAGGTAAGCCGATGATGAGACTCGGCTGCCACGTCAGCACCCGCGGCGGTTACGCGGAGTCGGCGCGGAGAACCGCCGCGCTCGGCGCGCAGGCGTTTCAATATTTTCCGAAAAATCCGCGGAGTCTCGCCCTCAAATCGTTCGATGCGGCCGACGCCCGGCGGTGCGCGGATTTCTGCCGCGAGCGGGGCATCGTGTCGATTGCGCATGCGCCGTATCCGACGAATATCGCCGCTGAAGATGCCGAGCACCGCGCCAAGACGGCGCTGTCGCTGCTGAACGATCTCGAAATCGCGGAATCGTGCGGATCGCTTGGGGTTGTCGTTCATTTCGGCGTATATAAAGGGCCCGACCCGCTCGAGGGCTACCGCAACGCGGTAACGACGCTGA
This genomic window from Paenibacillus humicola contains:
- a CDS encoding ribonuclease H-like domain-containing protein, producing MSGGLREKLLRLRGAAGQAGGTPEAGSSDGDGRDGRQQAPEYGSADGAGPGGRSAAPAASRLPHGAAEPAAEGRAAAGLPASPGGRAAETPAGAADGEAATLPPEWAPLGVRAARSAEGDFLLRVVRCPLTQRHGIHRLSELTLAAAGLAAFNGRPAPAARAGRGRQGGAATGRSGTEAAVEAEKLLFLDLETTGLGVGAGNIPFMVGIAYSDGAGSFVIEQMLIRHPAEERAMLAYLQDKLPAFTHLVTYNGRTFDWPVVQSRMIMNGFRSFSWDFVHIDLLHPSRSIWRNTLASCKLSRVEEERLGIEREDDVPGSLAPAIYFQFLADGNPLPLLGVFRHNETDMLSLATLAIRFGHLLSERLDLALPHEPEAEELLRTGLWLEKMGAAGAAETLFAKVEADEKAAAPLLCALAERDKKCGNWPRAVVLWQKAVRAAERSSLPGWEAHIELAKYHEHRTRRFDLALAFAEEALEHAQRRYSGMRTDAKRRSELDGIRKRIDRLRAKTGRKSG
- a CDS encoding DEAD/DEAH box helicase, which translates into the protein MSDVFGKRTLPELIREMRGNEHIINWHELEPQDAKTREMPESIDPRIKAALGNRGIDRLYTHQYTAYETVRRNENIVAVTPTASGKTLCYNLPVLQAVAEDDGSRALYLFPTKALAQDQKSELNEIIAEMGIDIKSFTYDGDTSPAVRQLVRTVGHIVITNPDMLHAAILPHHTKWVSLFSNLKYVVVDELHTYRGVFGSHVANVIRRLKRICAFYGSSPIFICTSATIANPKELAEQLTGSPMRLIDDNGAPRGRKHFVFYNPPIVNKPLNIRKSATAEVNDLARQFLANKIQTIVFARSRVRVEIILSHLQELVKKEIGAKSLRGYRGGYLPNQRREIEKGLRNGDILGVVSTNALELGVDIGQLQVCIMTGYPGSVASAWQQAGRAGRRHGESLVLMVAGNTPIDQYIVQNPEYFFDRSPESARINPENLMILVDHLRCAVYELPFKKDESFGPLEITDILEYLVEEKVLHAAGNTYYWANQSFPASEVSLRSAAQENVVIVDQSDVANVKIIGEMDRFSAMTLLHDEAIYLHEGVQYQVEKLDWDHKKAYVREVRVEYYTDANLAVKLKVLNIDRTDNRRGTSIHFGDVVVNAMPTLFKKIKLTTFENIGYGPISLPEEELHTSAAWVELKEAVPDIGTKTLEQLLLGIANVFRHIVPIHVMCDRSDIHVVSQIRAEHTQLPTIFIYDHYPGGIGLADDVYKRFDEIKAAARNLIRRCPCEDGCPSCIGTEIEGSNAKQKSIELLGVL
- a CDS encoding Fpg/Nei family DNA glycosylase — protein: MPEWPEMENYREQLAAKIAGQPIIGAEVSREKSINMDKETFIRELAGRTVWFVERRGKMLVFHLDNGKRLVLHLMLGGMIRFGGEEDLPGRSVQVAISFPNGTLSFIGLRLGYLHLLTAKEVAGKFSELGPDPFDVRLTPVRFRERFRGKRGSLKSALVDQHVLAGIGNCYADEIAFDAEVRPDARLQDLEPETWDRLYGSMRKVLREAASYGGYMEMPLSSEDTRTGGYNERCRVYDRGGEPCPRCGAAIEQGEIGGRKFFSCRSCQRDR
- a CDS encoding Gfo/Idh/MocA family oxidoreductase is translated as MTIRELRWAVIGFGNIAKTHMTALRALPVIKKTPIVPVLDTLVTRSPEKHAAQAEAIGFRRVVHEAAEAAADERVDAFDVCTPNANHFADVSQALQGGKAVYCEKPVTESYARSKELADKLESRPETLQQLAFTFRYHPAAMRIRKYVQEGIVGDVLQCKISYRRSGYLNPERPVSWRLQSGMSGGGAISDLGVHALDLLRYWFGELADVRGRTHTYVKRRPHADSGEVVDVDVDDWAMMQFVTASGVVGTAEVSRIALGSDAFDIQIVGTKGSITCDLERSAFPAVHLLKGGTPALPSPESLELLPDEKTTMGFAVDTHFGALHHFLLRFAGEDRFSGLAPSIADGVQAEYWVDRVLQENREWA
- a CDS encoding TIGR01457 family HAD-type hydrolase, with amino-acid sequence MSRSLHAKSPLRGLLIDLDGTLYHGSRMIDGADRLIRYLRGRGLPYLFVTNNSSATPETVAERLNEMGIPAVPQEVCTSAQAAARYAARRKPGGGAYVVGESGLCRALEEAGLRLAEPDGEMPDFVIQGIDRFMTYEKLAHAVRFIRAGAEFVLTNPDVLLPSEGGLMPGAGSIGALLQTASGVKPTVIGKPSAILMSYALERLALGASETWVVGDNPATDIAAAAAAGCPSALVLTGLARRDSFRQLLEKANCEADEIFDDLHTLLAYIKDKMELHA